In Osmia bicornis bicornis chromosome 10, iOsmBic2.1, whole genome shotgun sequence, one genomic interval encodes:
- the LOC114874183 gene encoding LOW QUALITY PROTEIN: translin (The sequence of the model RefSeq protein was modified relative to this genomic sequence to represent the inferred CDS: inserted 5 bases in 5 codons; deleted 1 base in 1 codon; substituted 3 bases at 3 genomic stop codons), whose protein sequence is MALVVHCFWLVSLVVSFAIGFAVRVVWKCFDKIHLLFIKNFASVVKSMAERISEIFNSFQDYLNNEEELREEIRAVVKDLEKSARDILMILQNIHNENNMEENIIVSQYCAAARELFKDVRKXYSELAVVVPKEQYYRFHDXWRFVTQKFCFLXSLIIYLEYKVLVTKETVAEMLGVKNNRQXGFHLDLKIIXWFVAIICEWYVCLVLXLCTXLPLLIKHCISSRFAINSVTNGDYNDPIEIARFVSELNAGFRLLHLNNDSLEKRFDGLKYAVKKVEEVXYDLSIRGLKPSSNSVSQEAEYIF, encoded by the exons ATGGCGCTAGTGGTCCATTGTTTTTGGCTTGTGTCACTAGTTGTTAGTTTCGCTATTGGTTTTGCCGTGCGTGTCGTATGGAAGTGTTTTGATAAAATtcatttgttgtttattaaaaatttcgcTAGTGTCGTGAAAAGTATGGCTGAAAGAATATCAGAAATCTTTAATTCGTTTCAAGATTATCTAAATAACGAAGAAGAATTACGCGAG GAAATCCGCGCAGTTGTAAAAGATCTTGAAAAGAGTGCCAGAGATATTCTTAtgatattacaaaatattcaCAATGAGAATAATATGGAAGAAAACATAA tAGTATCTCAATATTGTGCAGCTGCAAGAGAATTATTCAAAGATGTACGCA AGTATTCAGAACTTGCAGTAGTTGTACCAAAAGAACAGTACTATCGATTTCATG CATGGCGTTTTGTCACACAGAAATTCTGTTTCT GctctttaataatatatttagaGTATAAAGTATTAGTTACCAAAGAAACTGTTGCAGAAATGCTAGGAG TTAAAAATAACAGAC GAGGTTTTCACTTGGACCTGAAGATTATTTAATGGTTTGTTGCAATTATCTGCGAGTGGTATGTATGTCTTGTACTCTAATTGTGTACATAATTACCATTACTTATTAAGCATTGTATTTCTAGTCGTTTTGCCATAAATAGTGTCACTAATGGTGATTATAATGACCCTATAGAAATAGCCAGATTTGTGAGTGAACTAAATGCAGGCTTTAGACTTTTACATTTGAAC AATGATTCCTTAGAGAAACGTTTTGATGGCTTAAAATATGCTGTTAAAAAAGTAGAAGAAG GTTATGACCTCAGTATACGAGGTTTAAAACCATCTTCAAATTCAGTATCACAAGAAgcagaatatattttttaa
- the LOC114874189 gene encoding LOW QUALITY PROTEIN: glyoxylate/hydroxypyruvate reductase A-like (The sequence of the model RefSeq protein was modified relative to this genomic sequence to represent the inferred CDS: inserted 6 bases in 4 codons; deleted 2 bases in 1 codon), which translates to MAHNVAILSLIPRLSYHIRMQLPNLTVFDVSPDKTDTIEKLKSADILVTDCDLFLPYTDKLPSLKWAQVTWAGVEKLVSNSQDKQINYVVTRFSSKAFGLAMSEYVIAHIFNLNXQSKTAIKNPKQRQWITSGKILSHRLICDLSVGILGVGNIGKSIAQNLKAFGATVWGITRTPLKETLHYLDEHRTIESLPEMLAHCDIIINVLPSTPNTIGLLNXNVLENCKNRGSVFINIGRGTIIKEIDLLTALEKQWIXGAILDVFEEEPLPTESKLWTLPQVTISTTCLRVSLAQDVVQFFVENYKKFVKGXKLLNAVHFKEGY; encoded by the exons ATGGCGCATAACGTTGCAATTCTATCCCTGATTCCTAGGTTATCTTACCATATTCGAATGCAACTTCCAAATTTAACAGTATTTGACGTTTCGCCAG ataAAACTGAtacaatagaaaaattaaaaagtgcAGATATACTTGTAACTGACTGTGATTTGTTTCTACCATATACAGATAAATTACCATCCTTAAAGTGGGCCCAAGTAACATGGGCTGGTGTTGAAAAGTTAGTTTCCAATTCACAAgataaacaaattaattatgtagTTACACGTTTTTCTTCCAAGGCTTTTGGTTTAGCTATGTCTGAATATGTAATAgcacatatttttaatttgaa gCAATCAAAGACCGCAATCAAAAATCCGAAGCAGAGACAATGGATAACAAGTGGAAAAATTTTGTCTCACAGATTAATTTGTGATTTATCTGTGGGTATTCTAGGTGTAGGAAATATTGGAAAATCTA TTGCACAAAATTTGAAAGCATTTGGAGCCACTGTATGGGGAATTACACGGACACCACTGAAAGAAACTTTACATTACCTTGATGAACACAGAACAATTGAATCTTTACCTGAAATGCTGGCACACTGTGAT ATAATCATTAATGTTCTACCATCTACACCTAATACCATAGGTTTATTAA GGAATGTATTAGAGAATTGCAAAAATCGTGGGAGCGTTTTTATCAACATTGGTCGAGGTACAATTATCAAAGAAATAGACTTATTAACTGCACTTGAAAAACAGTGGA CTGGAGCTATTTTGGATGTTTTTGAAGAAGAACCACTGCCAACAGAAAGTAAATTGTGGACATTACCACAG GTTACTATATCAACCACATGTCTCAGAGTATCTCTTGCTCAGGATGTAGTACAATTTTTTGTTgagaattataaaaaatttgttaaagg GAAATTGTTGAATGCAGTACATTTCAAAGAAggttattaa
- the LOC114874188 gene encoding LOW QUALITY PROTEIN: enhancer of polycomb homolog 1 (The sequence of the model RefSeq protein was modified relative to this genomic sequence to represent the inferred CDS: inserted 9 bases in 8 codons; deleted 7 bases in 5 codons; substituted 5 bases at 5 genomic stop codons) yields MSKLSFRARALDASKPMPIYMAEELPDLPDYSAINRAVPQMPSGMEKEEECEHHLQRAICTGPNHSYPEXTDLTDVEAYDKIYPADXKLPRQLIHMHPFAMEQDIPDYDMDSEDEKWVAVQSRKMDLTPLQFEEMMDRLEKSSGQTVVTLNEAKALLKEDDDLIIAVFDYWLNKRLKTQHPLLLSVKTEHRFGSAANNPYLAFRRRTEKMQTRKNRKNDETSYEKMLKLRRDLSRAVTLLEMVKRREKTKREHLHLTIEVYEKRYQAQDFNGQILAEVSALKTPRPAFLLTITNQFGVHQXLGEXICSKDEVVPRKKKGQXKKRKHKTAKXRGESLDVAGVRGGTGSGGGRGSRPGVLGGGLDPLMSSDEDSPIPSHSHSQPXVPSDRDDEDTADEGQFAFRRIRNSTYLPPVSGGFGNWPWCDKSEGGLADKKYRFALTSISKPVPRCIGFARRRVGRGGRVILDRVRPTMDEMWSLLXTFTIHQPKREPVDSDIPTASTPVKKELYFQXLYVHFRPKTPPVSVYSPSEESSDTDSDXEQTSSQPKPLPYPFPPEATSICVEVEPERSGEEPPFTSEFNIADYFSVDTLSDFDLAVASITGSACVRDCQTITLAISRTDELGSSHFVVDYSTXQSFAQPATQQSRPQCSGSGSSCVNTSTSSTIPSVFRVRPNQPTTSSTVSTHCTSTATETQSNQSKQQHRQFPNNSSSASILSKSLTSPTNNRKWRVTAGSGSAGVRVFSASTTASGTITNFGNGHXNGPLPHINNSNNLSNSTHVVNNQSTIVLPQKHPPSNLLPGLIAQSKLASLARQQQQTQSQTQQIPTSGEITLNSNSENLDMEVDGVESAACDGKPQQQQLVRANXTQSLAMEVT; encoded by the exons ATGAGCAAGCTGTCGTTCAGGGCCCGCGCCCTGGACGCTTCCAAGCCCATGCCGATTTACATGGCCGAAGAATTGCCGGATCTGCCAGATTATTCGGCCATTAATCGTGCTGTGCCCCAAATGCCCAGCGGCATGGAAAAGGAGGAGGAATGT GAACATCACTTGCAAAGAGCAATATGCACAGGTCCTAATCATTCCTACCCAG GTACTGATTTGACAGATGTAGAAGCTTATGATAAGATCTATCCAGCTG TTAAGCTGCCTCGTCAGCTTATACATATGCACC CTTTTGCAATGGAGCAAGATATTCCAGATTATGATATGGATTCAGAGGATGAAAAATGGGTTGCAGTACAAAGTCGTAAGATGGACTTAACTCCTCTTCAATTTGAAGAAATGATGGATCGTTTGGAGAAAAGTTCAGGGCAAACTGTAGTCACTCTAAATGAAGCTAAAGCTCTTCTAAAGGAGGATGACGATTTAATTATTGCCGTTTTTGATTACTGGTTGAATAAACGTCTTAAAACA CAACACCCCCTTTTATTATCAGTAAAAACAGAGCATCGGTTTGGTTCGGCTGCCAATAATCCTTATTTAGCATTTAGACGTAGAACCGAAAAAATGCAAACACGTAAAAATCGTAAAAATGATGAAACTAGTTACGAAAAAATGCTGAAGCTCCGTAGAGATCTTAGTAGAGCAGTTACTCTTCTTGAAATGGttaaaagaagagagaaaacCAAACGAGAACATTTACATCTTACAATCGAAGTTTATGAAAAAAG ATATCAGGCACAGGAC TTCAATGGACAAATATTAGCAGAAGTATCAGCGTTGAAGACACCGAGGCCAGCTTTCTTGCTCACTATTACAAATCAATTTGGTGTTCATCA ATTGGGCGAATAAATTTGTAGTAAA GACGAAGTCGTACCCaggaagaaaaaaggac TAAAGAAACGGAAACATAAAACTGCCAAGTAGAGGGGGGAAAGTTTGGACGTAGCCGGAGTACGTGGTGGAACaggtagcggtggtggtcggGGAAGTCGGCCTGGTGTTCTTGGAGGCGGGCTGGACCCGCTAATGAGCTCAGACGAAGATAGTCCCATTCCATCTCACTCGCATTCTCAGC CGGTCCCCTCGGATCGCGACGACGAAGACACCGCTGATGAGGGTCAATTTGCTTTCCGACGGATAAGAAATAGCACTTATTTACCA CCTGTATCAGGTGGATTTGGAAATTGGCCTTGGTGTGATAAAAGCGAAGGGGGCTTGGCCGATAAGAAGTATAGGTTTGCGCTGACCAGCATTAGCAAACCAGTACCACGGTGTATTGGTTTTGCACGACGGCGAGTTGGTCGGGGTGGCAG AGTAATATTGGACCGTGTGCGACCGACTATGGATGAAATGTGGTCTCTTCTTTAGACCTTCACGATACATCAACCGAAACGAGAACCAGTGGATTCTGACATACCTACCGCATCGACTCCagttaaaaaagaattgtattttcaataattatac GTTCATTTCCGACCAAAGACTCCGCCTGTGTCCGTGTATAGTCCAAGCGAAGAAAGTAGCGATACGGACTCGG TAGAGCAAACGTCGTCTCAACCGAAACCGCTTCCGTACCCGTTCCCACCAGAGGCAACGTCTATCTGCGTGGAAGTAGAACCTGAACGGTCAGGAGAGGAGCCACCTTTCACGTCGGAATTCAATATCGCAGATTATTTTTCGGTGGACACTTTGTCGGACTTCGACCTTGCTGTGGCGAGTATCACCGGTAGTGCGTGCGTTCGTGACTGTCAGACAATAACTCTAGCGATTTCGCGGACAGACGAGCTGGGCAGTTCACATTTCGTTGTGGACTACTCTACCTAGCAGTCTTTTGCACAGCCCGCGACACAACAGAGTCGGCCTCAGTGCAGTGGTAGTGGTTCTAGTTGTGTAAATACTTCTACGAGTTCTACAATCCCATCCGTCTTT CGTGTACGACCTAATCAACCGACTACTTCAAGTACGGTATCTACGCACTGTACAAGTACTGCTACCGAG ACACAGTCGAATCAATCTAAGCAACAACACAGACAATTTCCAAACAATAGCAGTTCCGCCTCCATTCTATCTAAGTCC CTGACTAGTCCAACAAATAATAGGAAGTGGCGGGTAACTGCCGGCAGTGGTAGTGCT GGAGTCCGAGTGTTCAGTGCGAGTACCACAGCTAGTGGAACGATAACGAACTTCGGTAATGGGC CAAATGGTCCATTGCCACATATAAACAACTCTAATAATCTTTCAAATAGCACTCATGTCGTGAATAATCAGTCAACGATAGTTCTGCCGCAAAAACATCCGCCGTCCAATCTGCTACCTGGCTTGATCGCGCAGAGCAAATTGGCGAGTCTTGCAAGGCAGCAACAACAGACGCAAAGTCAGACGCAACAAATCCCAACGTCCGGGGAAATTACGCTTAATAGTAATAG TGAAAATTTGGATATGGAGGTGGATGGAGTGGAAAGTGCAGCATGCGACGGTAAgccgcagcagcagcaacTTGTTCGAGCAA AAACACAATCATTAGCAATGGAAGTGACATGA